Proteins from a single region of Apium graveolens cultivar Ventura chromosome 7, ASM990537v1, whole genome shotgun sequence:
- the LOC141672503 gene encoding uncharacterized protein LOC141672503, with protein sequence MEWRKCYLDAVLVPLAFLVSVSYHAWLWHKVRRQPLSTVVGTNARGRRLWVTAMMKDNEKKNILAVQTLRNTIMGSTLMATTSILLCAGLAAVISSTYSVKKPLNDTVYGAHGEFMVALKYVTLLLIFLCSFMCHSLSIRFINQVNFLINTPQDDAMACIVTPAYISDLLEKGFTLNTVGNRMFYSALPILLWVFGPVLVFLCSVTLVPVLYNLDVVFVKEKGKGSEFNCV encoded by the exons ATGGAATGGAGAAAGTGTTATCTGGATGCTGTACTCGTGCCTCTAGCGTTTCTTGTTTCAGTAAGTTATCATGCATGGTTATGGCATAAAGTTCGAAGACAACCGCTCTCGACTGTCGTCGGAACCAATGCCAGAGGTCGTCGATTGTGGGTTACTGCTATGATGAAG gacaatgaaaagaaaaaCATATTAGCAGTCCAAACACTCAGGAACACAATCATGGGATCAACACTAATGGCCACAACCTCAATCCTCCTCTGCGCTGGGCTCGCCGCGGTTATAAGCAGCACGTACAGCGTAAAGAAGCCTCTCAATGACACCGTTTACGGTGCCCACGGCGAGTTCATGGTGGCCTTAAAATACGTCACACTTCTACTAATTTTCCTTTGTTCTTTCATGTGTCACTCCCTCTCCATAAGGTTCATAAACCAAGTAAATTTCCTCATTAATACGCCGCAGGACGACGCGATGGCGTGCATCGTGACTCCAGCGTACATTTCAGACCTCTTGGAGAAAGGGTTTACGTTAAATACGGTTGGAAATCGGATGTTTTATTCAGCATTGCCGATTTTGCTTTGGGTATTTGGTCCGGTTCTTGTGTTTTTGTGTTCTGTGACTTTGGTGCCTGTCCTTTACAATCTTGATGTTGTGTTTGTTAAGGAAAAAGGAAAGGGTAGTGAGTTCAATTGTGTATAG
- the LOC141671768 gene encoding uncharacterized protein LOC141671768 isoform X3: MDDTTTPYSRALTAAGGARSGGKITHRRRSSAAKTPYDRPPPPPPENSRTNWLTGHVLPNTSRMIAKGAMKLFTFMTDTNSVSDDDDSEDEDDVASCDDDDVPFKKDNTATEINNGEEPQLSGKSPKWVIEKLLLQETFSREESDKLIEIIKSRVVDCSTMEEGQGAGLMETPSRRYDTPDRCSKAVMEAKYWLEEKKTGSSSKSDMLAQVDKGSPVDVAKSYMQARPPWASPSLRNSGSRTPSPMVIDLFKDEKLSSVDGSSFSSAQKRGTLSAGSWTIQDEIRKVRSKATEEMLRLPSSRIDISSFTSEHKKSQSSVVPDDSSDKAHVSKSLPEIEPVDASVDLVAGSSTIHDSKGSALGMKKDHLQAEQFSTIPDTSISEPNQDVNVKEGTTTDSHQSISLEHLAKQHDANDTNSKVENVSTNVNVSNSGPPNANGSASLRFSSLEGMDIEQLPKQPDNKPTTSIPADEVCAFSSEASLEIPLVNDIISPADGSQDLKDSGHQVDMKNGMPVPKGLNEKPQERKSSRNQRRVKGKGK; this comes from the exons ATGGACGACACAACCACTCCTTATTCTAGGGCACTAACCGCCGCCGGCGGCGCCAGATCCGGCGGAAAAATCACCCACCGACGCCGTTCCTCCGCCGCCAAAACACCGTACGACCGCCCTCCGCCACCGCCGCCGGAGAATTCAAGAACTAATTGGCTTACAGGTCATGTTCTCCCCAATACTTCTCGAATGATCGCGAAAGGTGCTATGAAGCTTTTCACCTTCATGACTGACACTAATTCAGTCTCCGACGATGACGATTCCG AAGATGAAGATGATGTAGCTAGCTGCGATGATGATGATGTCCCTTTCAAG AAGGATAATACAGCAACAGAGATAAATAATGGAGAGGAACCTCAACTTTCTGGAAAGAGCCCAAAATGGGTGATTGAAAAGCTACTTCTTCAGGAGACATTTTCCAG GGAAGAGTCTGACAAACTGATAGAGATTATTAAGTCGCGGGTTGTAGATTGTTCCACTATGGAAGAGGGACAGGGTGCTGGTTTAATGGAGACACCCAGCAGAAGATATG ATACTCCTGATCGATGCAGTAAAGCGGTCATGGAAGCAAAATATTGGTTGGAAGAAAAGAAAACAGGATCAAGTTCCAAGTCTGATATG CTTGCCCAAGTCGACAAGGGCTCACCTGTGGATGTGGCTAAATCCTATATGCAAGCTCGCCCTCCTTGGGCCTCTCCTTCTTTGAGGAACTCTGGATCAAGAACACCTTCACCAATGGTCATTGACCTCTTTAAAGATGAAAAATTATCTTCTGTTGATGGCAGTTCTTTTTCCTCTGCTCAG AAAAGAGGTACTCTTTCTGCTGGTTCTTGGACTATCCAGGACGAGATACGAAAAGTGCGTTCCAAAGCAACAGAAGAGATGCTACGCCTTCCATCCTCAAGAATCGATATTTCATCATTTACTTCAGAGCATAAAAAAAGCCAAAGTTCTGTTGTGCCTGATGATAGTAGTGACAAGGCGCATGTGTCAAAATCTTTACCTGAAATAGAACCTGTAGATGCATCTGTCGACTTGGTTGCTGGATCCAGTACTATCCACGACTCCAAAG GTTCTGCTTTGGGGATGAAAAAAGATCATTTGCAGGCTGAACAGTTTTCCACTATTCCTGATACATCCATTTCTGAACCTAATCAG GATGTAAATGTCAAAGAGGGCACAACCACTGATTCTCACCAATCAATCAGTTTGGAGCATTTGGCGAAGCAGCATGATG CAAATGATACAAACTCAAAAGTTGAAAATGTTTCTACGAATGTTAATGTCAGTAACAGTGGACCACCAAATGCTAATGGTTCAGCATCTCTAAGATTTAG TTCATTAGAAGGCATGGATATAGAGCAGCTTCCCAAGCAACCTGACAATAAGCCAACCACCAGCATCCCTGCAGATGAAGTCTGTGCCTTTTCAAGTGAAGCTTCTCTTGAAATTCCACTTGTAAATGACATCATTAGCCCTGCTGATGGCTCCCAAGACTTGAAAGATTCGGGCCACCAAGTAGATATGAAGAATGGTATGCCAGTTCCTAAGGGCTTAAATGAGAAGCCTCAAGAGAGAAAATCCAGCAGAAACCAAAGAAGGGTGAAGGGGAAGGGGAAATGA
- the LOC141671768 gene encoding uncharacterized protein LOC141671768 isoform X2 has translation MDDTTTPYSRALTAAGGARSGGKITHRRRSSAAKTPYDRPPPPPPENSRTNWLTGHVLPNTSRMIAKGAMKLFTFMTDTNSVSDDDDSDEDDVASCDDDDVPFKKDNTATEINNGEEPQLSGKSPKWVIEKLLLQETFSREESDKLIEIIKSRVVDCSTMEEGQGAGLMETPSRRYGDNIASWTYTPDRCSKAVMEAKYWLEEKKTGSSSKSDMLAQVDKGSPVDVAKSYMQARPPWASPSLRNSGSRTPSPMVIDLFKDEKLSSVDGSSFSSAQKRGTLSAGSWTIQDEIRKVRSKATEEMLRLPSSRIDISSFTSEHKKSQSSVVPDDSSDKAHVSKSLPEIEPVDASVDLVAGSSTIHDSKGSALGMKKDHLQAEQFSTIPDTSISEPNQDVNVKEGTTTDSHQSISLEHLAKQHDANDTNSKVENVSTNVNVSNSGPPNANGSASLRFSSLEGMDIEQLPKQPDNKPTTSIPADEVCAFSSEASLEIPLVNDIISPADGSQDLKDSGHQVDMKNGMPVPKGLNEKPQERKSSRNQRRVKGKGK, from the exons ATGGACGACACAACCACTCCTTATTCTAGGGCACTAACCGCCGCCGGCGGCGCCAGATCCGGCGGAAAAATCACCCACCGACGCCGTTCCTCCGCCGCCAAAACACCGTACGACCGCCCTCCGCCACCGCCGCCGGAGAATTCAAGAACTAATTGGCTTACAGGTCATGTTCTCCCCAATACTTCTCGAATGATCGCGAAAGGTGCTATGAAGCTTTTCACCTTCATGACTGACACTAATTCAGTCTCCGACGATGACGATTCCG ATGAAGATGATGTAGCTAGCTGCGATGATGATGATGTCCCTTTCAAG AAGGATAATACAGCAACAGAGATAAATAATGGAGAGGAACCTCAACTTTCTGGAAAGAGCCCAAAATGGGTGATTGAAAAGCTACTTCTTCAGGAGACATTTTCCAG GGAAGAGTCTGACAAACTGATAGAGATTATTAAGTCGCGGGTTGTAGATTGTTCCACTATGGAAGAGGGACAGGGTGCTGGTTTAATGGAGACACCCAGCAGAAGATATGGTGATAATATTGCTTCTTGGACTT ATACTCCTGATCGATGCAGTAAAGCGGTCATGGAAGCAAAATATTGGTTGGAAGAAAAGAAAACAGGATCAAGTTCCAAGTCTGATATG CTTGCCCAAGTCGACAAGGGCTCACCTGTGGATGTGGCTAAATCCTATATGCAAGCTCGCCCTCCTTGGGCCTCTCCTTCTTTGAGGAACTCTGGATCAAGAACACCTTCACCAATGGTCATTGACCTCTTTAAAGATGAAAAATTATCTTCTGTTGATGGCAGTTCTTTTTCCTCTGCTCAG AAAAGAGGTACTCTTTCTGCTGGTTCTTGGACTATCCAGGACGAGATACGAAAAGTGCGTTCCAAAGCAACAGAAGAGATGCTACGCCTTCCATCCTCAAGAATCGATATTTCATCATTTACTTCAGAGCATAAAAAAAGCCAAAGTTCTGTTGTGCCTGATGATAGTAGTGACAAGGCGCATGTGTCAAAATCTTTACCTGAAATAGAACCTGTAGATGCATCTGTCGACTTGGTTGCTGGATCCAGTACTATCCACGACTCCAAAG GTTCTGCTTTGGGGATGAAAAAAGATCATTTGCAGGCTGAACAGTTTTCCACTATTCCTGATACATCCATTTCTGAACCTAATCAG GATGTAAATGTCAAAGAGGGCACAACCACTGATTCTCACCAATCAATCAGTTTGGAGCATTTGGCGAAGCAGCATGATG CAAATGATACAAACTCAAAAGTTGAAAATGTTTCTACGAATGTTAATGTCAGTAACAGTGGACCACCAAATGCTAATGGTTCAGCATCTCTAAGATTTAG TTCATTAGAAGGCATGGATATAGAGCAGCTTCCCAAGCAACCTGACAATAAGCCAACCACCAGCATCCCTGCAGATGAAGTCTGTGCCTTTTCAAGTGAAGCTTCTCTTGAAATTCCACTTGTAAATGACATCATTAGCCCTGCTGATGGCTCCCAAGACTTGAAAGATTCGGGCCACCAAGTAGATATGAAGAATGGTATGCCAGTTCCTAAGGGCTTAAATGAGAAGCCTCAAGAGAGAAAATCCAGCAGAAACCAAAGAAGGGTGAAGGGGAAGGGGAAATGA
- the LOC141671768 gene encoding uncharacterized protein LOC141671768 isoform X1: protein MDDTTTPYSRALTAAGGARSGGKITHRRRSSAAKTPYDRPPPPPPENSRTNWLTGHVLPNTSRMIAKGAMKLFTFMTDTNSVSDDDDSEDEDDVASCDDDDVPFKKDNTATEINNGEEPQLSGKSPKWVIEKLLLQETFSREESDKLIEIIKSRVVDCSTMEEGQGAGLMETPSRRYGDNIASWTYTPDRCSKAVMEAKYWLEEKKTGSSSKSDMLAQVDKGSPVDVAKSYMQARPPWASPSLRNSGSRTPSPMVIDLFKDEKLSSVDGSSFSSAQKRGTLSAGSWTIQDEIRKVRSKATEEMLRLPSSRIDISSFTSEHKKSQSSVVPDDSSDKAHVSKSLPEIEPVDASVDLVAGSSTIHDSKGSALGMKKDHLQAEQFSTIPDTSISEPNQDVNVKEGTTTDSHQSISLEHLAKQHDANDTNSKVENVSTNVNVSNSGPPNANGSASLRFSSLEGMDIEQLPKQPDNKPTTSIPADEVCAFSSEASLEIPLVNDIISPADGSQDLKDSGHQVDMKNGMPVPKGLNEKPQERKSSRNQRRVKGKGK from the exons ATGGACGACACAACCACTCCTTATTCTAGGGCACTAACCGCCGCCGGCGGCGCCAGATCCGGCGGAAAAATCACCCACCGACGCCGTTCCTCCGCCGCCAAAACACCGTACGACCGCCCTCCGCCACCGCCGCCGGAGAATTCAAGAACTAATTGGCTTACAGGTCATGTTCTCCCCAATACTTCTCGAATGATCGCGAAAGGTGCTATGAAGCTTTTCACCTTCATGACTGACACTAATTCAGTCTCCGACGATGACGATTCCG AAGATGAAGATGATGTAGCTAGCTGCGATGATGATGATGTCCCTTTCAAG AAGGATAATACAGCAACAGAGATAAATAATGGAGAGGAACCTCAACTTTCTGGAAAGAGCCCAAAATGGGTGATTGAAAAGCTACTTCTTCAGGAGACATTTTCCAG GGAAGAGTCTGACAAACTGATAGAGATTATTAAGTCGCGGGTTGTAGATTGTTCCACTATGGAAGAGGGACAGGGTGCTGGTTTAATGGAGACACCCAGCAGAAGATATGGTGATAATATTGCTTCTTGGACTT ATACTCCTGATCGATGCAGTAAAGCGGTCATGGAAGCAAAATATTGGTTGGAAGAAAAGAAAACAGGATCAAGTTCCAAGTCTGATATG CTTGCCCAAGTCGACAAGGGCTCACCTGTGGATGTGGCTAAATCCTATATGCAAGCTCGCCCTCCTTGGGCCTCTCCTTCTTTGAGGAACTCTGGATCAAGAACACCTTCACCAATGGTCATTGACCTCTTTAAAGATGAAAAATTATCTTCTGTTGATGGCAGTTCTTTTTCCTCTGCTCAG AAAAGAGGTACTCTTTCTGCTGGTTCTTGGACTATCCAGGACGAGATACGAAAAGTGCGTTCCAAAGCAACAGAAGAGATGCTACGCCTTCCATCCTCAAGAATCGATATTTCATCATTTACTTCAGAGCATAAAAAAAGCCAAAGTTCTGTTGTGCCTGATGATAGTAGTGACAAGGCGCATGTGTCAAAATCTTTACCTGAAATAGAACCTGTAGATGCATCTGTCGACTTGGTTGCTGGATCCAGTACTATCCACGACTCCAAAG GTTCTGCTTTGGGGATGAAAAAAGATCATTTGCAGGCTGAACAGTTTTCCACTATTCCTGATACATCCATTTCTGAACCTAATCAG GATGTAAATGTCAAAGAGGGCACAACCACTGATTCTCACCAATCAATCAGTTTGGAGCATTTGGCGAAGCAGCATGATG CAAATGATACAAACTCAAAAGTTGAAAATGTTTCTACGAATGTTAATGTCAGTAACAGTGGACCACCAAATGCTAATGGTTCAGCATCTCTAAGATTTAG TTCATTAGAAGGCATGGATATAGAGCAGCTTCCCAAGCAACCTGACAATAAGCCAACCACCAGCATCCCTGCAGATGAAGTCTGTGCCTTTTCAAGTGAAGCTTCTCTTGAAATTCCACTTGTAAATGACATCATTAGCCCTGCTGATGGCTCCCAAGACTTGAAAGATTCGGGCCACCAAGTAGATATGAAGAATGGTATGCCAGTTCCTAAGGGCTTAAATGAGAAGCCTCAAGAGAGAAAATCCAGCAGAAACCAAAGAAGGGTGAAGGGGAAGGGGAAATGA